A genomic stretch from Candidatus Binatus sp. includes:
- a CDS encoding RNA polymerase factor sigma-32 gives MPRKTGKPKTPKASASAKHKVRRGRRRRTVLEPQQPERDEVSSAPDASADRAADEVIEPNFRPLELADTADARESAPTSLPPPSSDADERGALVPIDPLNRYLSEIRRFPLLTREQESEIARRYVEHKDPADAYRLVTANLRLVVKIAYEFARATRNVLDLIQEGNVGLMEAVKNFDPEHGIRFPSYAVWWVRAYIYRYLINNWRLVKIGTTQAQRKLFFNLRKETERLEAQGFSPQPLLLAHRMGVKESEVREMQERMGQSEVSLDQPTGNSDDTRLLDVIPDSELNPEEGLADREWRNFAHKQVEQFAATLEGKELEIFKARLLAEDPETLQEIGARFGISRERVRQIETRLKSRLKEFIENKAPDIDDAGPS, from the coding sequence ATGCCCCGCAAAACTGGCAAGCCGAAAACTCCCAAGGCCAGCGCGAGCGCGAAGCACAAAGTTCGGCGCGGACGCCGCCGCCGGACGGTGCTCGAACCGCAGCAGCCCGAGCGAGACGAAGTCAGCTCCGCGCCAGACGCATCCGCGGATCGCGCCGCCGACGAAGTAATCGAACCGAATTTTCGTCCGCTCGAACTCGCCGATACCGCCGACGCCCGCGAAAGCGCCCCCACCTCGCTCCCGCCGCCATCGAGCGACGCTGACGAACGCGGCGCGCTGGTACCGATCGATCCGCTGAACCGTTATCTGTCCGAGATTCGGCGCTTCCCGCTGCTGACCCGCGAACAGGAGTCCGAAATCGCCCGGCGCTACGTCGAGCACAAGGATCCCGCCGACGCGTATCGGCTGGTCACCGCGAATCTCAGGCTGGTGGTGAAGATCGCGTACGAATTCGCGCGCGCGACGCGCAACGTGCTCGATCTTATCCAGGAGGGCAACGTCGGCCTGATGGAGGCGGTCAAGAATTTCGATCCGGAGCACGGCATCCGCTTTCCGTCCTACGCGGTGTGGTGGGTGCGCGCGTACATTTATCGCTACCTGATCAATAATTGGCGGCTCGTGAAAATCGGCACCACGCAGGCGCAGCGCAAGCTGTTCTTCAACCTGCGCAAGGAAACCGAACGGCTCGAGGCGCAGGGATTTTCGCCGCAACCGCTGCTGCTGGCTCATCGGATGGGCGTGAAGGAAAGCGAAGTGCGCGAGATGCAGGAGCGGATGGGGCAGAGCGAGGTGTCGCTCGATCAACCGACCGGCAACAGCGACGATACAAGGCTGCTCGACGTGATTCCCGACTCGGAGCTCAATCCCGAAGAGGGACTGGCCGATCGCGAGTGGCGGAATTTCGCCCATAAGCAGGTCGAGCAGTTCGCGGCGACGCTGGAAGGCAAGGAACTCGAAATTTTCAAGGCGCGGCTGCTGGCCGAGGACCCGGAAACGCTGCAGGAAATCGGCGCGCGTTTCGGTATCAGCCGCGAACGCGTCCGTCAGATCGAGACGCGGCTCAAAAGTCGCCTGAAGGAATTTATCGAGAACAAGGCGCCCGACATCGACGACGCCGGCCCTTCGTAG
- the rpoZ gene encoding DNA-directed RNA polymerase subunit omega — translation MARITVEDCLEHIPNRFELVLGGARRAKQLLKGARPLVESDNKEVVTALREIAAGKVTIEKPEE, via the coding sequence ATGGCACGAATTACAGTCGAGGATTGCCTCGAACATATCCCCAATCGTTTCGAGCTAGTGCTCGGCGGGGCGCGCCGCGCCAAGCAATTGCTGAAGGGTGCGCGGCCACTGGTCGAGTCGGACAACAAGGAAGTCGTGACCGCGCTCCGCGAAATCGCAGCGGGCAAAGTCACAATCGAAAAGCCCGAGGAATAG